The Stenotrophomonas maltophilia genome segment ATGTTCGACAGGTGACCGGCTGGGCGATACCCAGGTGCGGCCAACCGACCGCCCCGAGTGCCTGGTCGGCAGCCAGCGCCAGGATCTTTCCGCCGACGTTCCCACCCTGATCGGGGGCAGTGGCTGCCGCACCGACCCCGACAACCCGCGTCCCCTGAACAAGCGAACGGAGTAGTCCCTGCCGATGACCGAGCTTTCCGCGCTGTCGCCCAGTGTCCGCCTGGACATCTGGCTGTGGGCGGCCCGTTTCTTCAAGACCCGCAGCCTGGCCAAGCAGGCCATCGAGACCGGCAAGGTCAGCGTCGCCGGGCAGCGCCCGAAATCCTCACGCGCAGTGCGCGTCGGTGAGCAGCTGCAGGTCGACCGCGGCGAAGAGCATTTCGAGATCCAGGTGCTGGGCCTGAGCGACCAGCGCGGGCCGGCGCCGACGGCGCAGCAGTTGTATGCCGAGAGTGAGGCCTCGAAGGCGCGCCGTGCCGAACAGCGCGCGTTGCGCATCGCGGCGCGCGATGGTTTCCAGCCGCCGGAGCACAAGCCGGACAAGCGCGCACGGCGGTTGATCCGCGCGCTCGGCGATATCGACGCGTTGTAAGCAGCAGGGCGCCAGACCGGATCCGGCGCCCCCTTGGCTCAGCGCTTGCCGCCCAGCAGGCTGCCGCCGATCTTCAGCAGATCGCCCACGCCGAGCTGGCCGTCACCGTCCTGGTCCAGCAGGCTGCCGAGCAGGCCGCCGGCAAGACCGCCCTGCTGCTGCACCTGCTGCTTTTCCTGGCCGAGGGCCTGGCTGAGCGAGCCGGCGTCGGCCTGGCCGCCACCGAGGCGCTGGGCGAGGAAAGCCATCACGATCGGTGCGAGGATCTGCAGCAGCTGGCTGGTGCGGCCACTGTCGAGCTGGGTGGCCTGGGCCAGGCCGGTTTCCACCTTCTGCTGGTTGCCGCCGAAGATGTGGCCGAGGATGCCGGCGCCATCGCTGGCGGCACCACCGCCACCGCCGCCCAGTACCGAACCGAGCACGCTGCCCAGGTCCAGCCCACTGTGGTTGTTCTGCAGCGCGCCGAGCAGCGCCTGCGCGCCCTGCGGCTGCGAGGCGTTGTTGCCCAGCGCGCCCATCAGCACCGGCAGCGCGGCACTGATCGCACCGGAAGCCTGGGTGTCGCTGATGCCGAGCTGCTGCGACACCTGCTGCAGCGGGGCGCCCTGCAGTTTGGCGAGAAGTTCGTCGGTGAGGCTCATCTGCGGAATCCTTGATTGGGGTGGGGCGTGCAGAAGGTACGACGCGGACCGTTAAAACGGCGACGCCGCCTCACGGGGAGGCGGCGTGCTGTTCACGGGGCAGGGCGATCAGAGCTCGATGTCTTCGGCGCCCGGGGTCGCGGTGGGGAAGTCCGCTTCCGGCTGCGCCGGCTTGAACGGATCCGAAGGCTGGCTGGCCAGCGCCTTCAGCGCTGCGGCAACGCCAGCGCCATAGGCCGGGTCGGCCTTGCTGCAGTTGTCGATGTGGCGCTGCTTGATGAAGTCCGGCGCATCGCCCAGGGCGCGGGCGGTGTTGGCGAACAGGCGGTCCTTCTGTGCCTGGTTGTAGCTGCGGAACAGCGCACCGGGCTGGCTGAAGTAGTCGGCGTCGTCCTCACGGAAATTCCAGAAGTCGGCGTCACCGCGGATCTTCATCGGCGGCTCGCGGTACTGCGGCTGTTCCTGCCACTGGCCGTAGCTGTTCGGCTCGTAGTGCGGCAGGCCGCCGTAGTTGCCGTCCACGCGCATCGCACCGTCGCGGTGGTTGCTGTGCACCGGGCAGCGTGCGGCGTTCACCGGAATCTGGTGGTGGTTCACGCCCAGGCGGTAGCGCTGCGCATCGGAATAGGCGAACAGGCGTGCCTGCAGCATCTTGTCCGGCGACGGGCCGATGCCCGGCACCAGGTTGCTCGGTGCGAACGCGGACTGCTCGACGTCCTGGTACCAGTTGACCGGGTTGCGGTTCAGTTCGAACTGGCCCACTTCGATCAGCGGGTAGTCGCTCTTCGGCCACACCTTGGTCAGGTCGAACGGATGGATGCGGTAGGTTTCCGCCTCCAGCT includes the following:
- a CDS encoding RNA-binding S4 domain-containing protein; translated protein: MTELSALSPSVRLDIWLWAARFFKTRSLAKQAIETGKVSVAGQRPKSSRAVRVGEQLQVDRGEEHFEIQVLGLSDQRGPAPTAQQLYAESEASKARRAEQRALRIAARDGFQPPEHKPDKRARRLIRALGDIDAL
- a CDS encoding DUF937 domain-containing protein, giving the protein MSLTDELLAKLQGAPLQQVSQQLGISDTQASGAISAALPVLMGALGNNASQPQGAQALLGALQNNHSGLDLGSVLGSVLGGGGGGAASDGAGILGHIFGGNQQKVETGLAQATQLDSGRTSQLLQILAPIVMAFLAQRLGGGQADAGSLSQALGQEKQQVQQQGGLAGGLLGSLLDQDGDGQLGVGDLLKIGGSLLGGKR